A genomic stretch from Theobroma cacao cultivar B97-61/B2 chromosome 4, Criollo_cocoa_genome_V2, whole genome shotgun sequence includes:
- the LOC108661604 gene encoding uncharacterized protein LOC108661604 has protein sequence MNQVPRNDEGGKVDAANCLSIFTYLNHLLCYFKKHRYLQEDEFYATELYVLMNYNEQEDEDMYQEDEVSFNSPFDHTLIDLNNNTFFVSGEYEEVNMFVDVEHNEKDEEDDEVEGKYDETGEKSDENEENDSDHDTDDNEVRMSLVLMMIDECINLLIVVHVFFSYWTNMVVVKNNSKEGLRGPSSTCSTSPLTARPFWSLPPPQLAPLSPHPPSRRWTPITLVVDTEIQSKEEKSFTWVATDATKVKSICEKICKDRFKELLADKRDKEKREAGGWP, from the exons ATGAACCAAGTCCCAAGGAATGATGAAGGTGGAAAGGTTGATGCAGCTAACTGTCTGTCAATTTTCACCTATCTCAATCACCTTTTATGTTATTTCAAGAAACATCGTTACCTACAGGAAGATGAGTTCTATGCTACTGAACTATATGTACTAATGAATT ATAATGAGCAAGAAGATGAAGATATGTATCAAGAAGATGAAGTTTCTTTCAATTCACCATTTGATCATACTTTGATCGACCTTAACAATAATACATTTTTTGTTAGTGGTGAATATGAAGAAGTTAATATGTTTGTGGATGTTGAACATAATGAAAAAGATGAGGAAGATGATGAAGTTGAAGGAAAATATGATGAGACAGGGGAAAAATCAGacgaaaatgaagaaaatgatagTGATCATGATACAGATGATAACGAAGTTCGGATGTCTCTTGTTCTGATGATGATTGATGAATgt attaatttACTAATAGTTgtacatgtttttttttcttattggaCAAACATGGTTGTGGTGAAAAACAACTCGAAGGAAGGCCTTCGAGGACCGAGTAGTACTTGTAGCACTAGCCCTTTGACTGCTCGACCTTTTTGGTCGTTGCCTCCACCTCAACTAGCACCCCTGTCACCGCATCCTCCCAGTAGACGATGGACTCCCATTACTCTAGTGGTAGATACTGAAATACAATCAAAGGAGGAG aAATCTTTCACATGGGTTGCTACAGATGCAACAAAGGTGAAGTCCATATGCGAGAAGATTTGCAAGGATCGCTTTAAAGAGCTATTAGCAGATAAGCGTGAtaaggaaaagagagaagcTGGTGGGTGGCCTTGA